A single Agromyces sp. CF514 DNA region contains:
- a CDS encoding glyoxalase superfamily protein, with protein MDWKIELIHVPVSDVDRAKEFYVEKLGFNADHDQRVSDDLRFVQLTPPGSACSIAIGEGLGATLAPGSLDVIQVVIADADAVLADLRAKGVECEGVDEQAWGRFVTVKDPDGNTWTLQQLPDWSQGAQG; from the coding sequence ATGGACTGGAAGATCGAACTCATCCACGTGCCCGTCAGCGACGTCGACCGCGCGAAGGAGTTCTACGTCGAGAAGCTCGGGTTCAACGCCGACCACGACCAGCGCGTCAGCGACGACCTGCGCTTCGTGCAGCTGACGCCTCCGGGCTCGGCGTGCTCGATCGCGATCGGCGAGGGCCTCGGGGCCACGCTCGCACCGGGCTCGCTCGACGTGATCCAGGTCGTGATCGCCGACGCCGACGCCGTGCTCGCCGACCTCCGCGCCAAGGGCGTGGAGTGCGAGGGCGTCGACGAGCAGGCATGGGGCCGGTTCGTCACCGTGAAGGACCCCGACGGCAACACGTGGACGCTGCAGCAGCTGCCCGACTGGTCGCAGGGCGCGCAGGGCTAG
- the chvE gene encoding multiple monosaccharide ABC transporter substrate-binding protein, which produces MAAASMLALAACSGGSGDSGSGDGGGDGGLIGVAMPTKSSERWIQDGDAVKEQLEEQGFTVDLQYAEDDIPTQVSQIENMITKGAEALIIASIDGTTLSQVLQDAADADIPVIAYDRLIRDSENVDYYASFDNYVVGVQQATSLLNGLGLTDLEGAPASDAPKGPFNIELFAGSPDDNNATFFWNGAIDTLQPLIDDGTLVVKSGQTDFEQAATLRWDGEVAQERMENILTSTYSDGSTVNAVLSPYDGLSRGIISALTDAGYTVGEGWPIISGQDAELDSVKAINSGEQYATIFKDTRNLAKVAVDMASAILNGEEPEVNNTEDYDNGVKVVPSYLLESQIVVKDNITEVLVDSGYWTEEEING; this is translated from the coding sequence ATGGCGGCCGCTTCCATGCTCGCACTCGCGGCGTGCTCGGGCGGCTCGGGCGACAGCGGCAGCGGCGACGGCGGCGGAGACGGCGGCCTGATCGGCGTCGCGATGCCCACCAAGAGCTCGGAGCGTTGGATCCAGGACGGCGACGCCGTCAAGGAGCAGCTCGAGGAGCAGGGCTTCACCGTCGACCTGCAGTACGCAGAGGACGACATCCCCACGCAGGTCTCCCAGATCGAGAACATGATCACCAAGGGCGCAGAGGCCCTGATCATCGCGTCGATCGACGGCACCACGCTCTCGCAGGTGCTCCAGGACGCGGCCGACGCCGACATCCCGGTCATCGCCTACGACCGCCTCATCCGCGACTCCGAGAACGTCGACTACTACGCGTCGTTCGACAACTACGTCGTCGGCGTGCAGCAGGCCACCTCGCTGCTCAACGGCCTCGGCCTGACCGACCTCGAGGGCGCGCCGGCTTCGGACGCACCCAAGGGTCCGTTCAACATCGAGCTGTTCGCCGGTTCGCCCGACGACAACAACGCCACGTTCTTCTGGAACGGCGCGATCGACACCCTCCAGCCGCTGATCGACGACGGAACCCTCGTCGTCAAGTCGGGCCAGACCGACTTCGAGCAGGCCGCAACCCTCCGCTGGGACGGCGAGGTCGCTCAGGAGCGCATGGAGAACATCCTCACCTCGACGTACTCCGACGGCTCGACGGTCAACGCGGTGCTCTCGCCCTACGACGGCCTGTCGCGCGGCATCATCTCGGCCCTGACGGACGCCGGCTACACGGTGGGCGAAGGCTGGCCGATCATCTCGGGCCAGGACGCGGAGCTCGACTCGGTCAAGGCCATCAACTCGGGTGAGCAGTACGCCACCATCTTCAAGGACACCCGCAACCTGGCCAAGGTCGCCGTCGACATGGCGTCGGCGATCCTGAACGGCGAGGAGCCCGAGGTCAACAACACCGAGGACTACGACAACGGCGTGAAGGTCGTTCCCTCGTACCTCCTCGAGTCGCAGATCGTCGTCAAGGACAACATCACCGAGGTCCTGGTCGACAGCGGCTACTGGACCGAAGAAGAGATCAACGGCTGA
- the mmsB gene encoding multiple monosaccharide ABC transporter permease, which translates to MSNPTPVPTTESIQAGGNVNPPSNKFTDRLSHVLADLGKNGIFIALIAVVVLFAILTDGILLRPQNISNLVVQNGYILVLAIGMVMVIIAGHIDLSVGSVAAFVGACSGVFAVQWGLPWWLSVILSLGIGALVGVWQGFWIAFVGIPAFIVTLAGMLIFRGLALVVLGNANIGSFPAEYRALGNGFLTDLFGEFEIDPLTLGVGALAIIILVVQQVRTRRGRQKYGQDVEPMAWFVIKLVLISAAIAFFAYSLASYKGIPITLIILAVLILVYGIVMNRTVFGRHIYAIGGNRHAAELSGIKTRRVDFWLFVNMGTLAALAGLIFTARLNLAGPKAGDGFELEAISAAFIGGAAVQGGVGTIGGAIIGGLIIGVLNNGMSIIGLGIEWQQVVKGLVLLLAVAFDVYNRRRSGGR; encoded by the coding sequence ATGTCCAACCCAACTCCGGTTCCCACCACCGAGTCGATCCAGGCCGGCGGCAACGTCAACCCGCCGAGCAACAAGTTCACCGACCGTCTGAGCCACGTGCTGGCCGACCTCGGCAAGAACGGCATCTTCATCGCGCTCATCGCGGTGGTCGTGCTGTTCGCGATCCTCACCGACGGCATCCTGCTGCGCCCGCAGAACATCTCCAACCTGGTGGTGCAGAACGGGTACATCCTCGTGCTGGCCATCGGCATGGTGATGGTCATCATCGCCGGCCACATCGACCTGTCGGTCGGATCGGTCGCCGCGTTCGTCGGCGCGTGCTCCGGCGTGTTCGCCGTGCAGTGGGGCCTGCCCTGGTGGCTCTCGGTGATCCTCTCGCTCGGCATCGGCGCCCTCGTCGGCGTCTGGCAGGGCTTCTGGATCGCGTTCGTGGGCATCCCCGCGTTCATCGTGACCCTGGCCGGCATGCTCATCTTCCGCGGCCTCGCGCTCGTGGTGCTCGGCAACGCGAACATCGGCTCGTTCCCGGCCGAGTACCGTGCCCTCGGCAACGGCTTCCTGACCGACCTGTTCGGCGAGTTCGAGATCGATCCGCTGACGCTCGGCGTGGGCGCGCTGGCGATCATCATCCTCGTCGTGCAGCAGGTGCGCACCCGTCGCGGCCGTCAGAAGTACGGCCAGGACGTCGAGCCCATGGCCTGGTTCGTCATCAAGCTCGTGCTCATCTCCGCCGCGATCGCCTTCTTCGCGTACTCGCTCGCGTCGTACAAGGGCATCCCGATCACGCTGATCATCCTCGCCGTGCTGATCCTCGTCTACGGCATCGTGATGAACCGCACGGTCTTCGGCCGGCACATCTACGCGATCGGCGGCAACCGTCACGCGGCCGAGCTCTCGGGTATCAAGACGCGTCGCGTCGACTTCTGGCTGTTCGTCAACATGGGCACCCTGGCCGCGCTGGCCGGCCTCATCTTCACGGCGCGCCTGAACCTCGCAGGTCCGAAGGCCGGTGACGGCTTCGAGCTCGAGGCGATCTCGGCGGCCTTCATCGGCGGCGCGGCGGTGCAGGGCGGCGTCGGCACCATCGGCGGCGCGATCATCGGTGGCCTGATCATCGGCGTGCTGAACAACGGCATGTCGATCATCGGCCTCGGCATCGAGTGGCAGCAGGTCGTCAAGGGCCTCGTGCTGCTGCTCGCGGTCGCCTTCGACGTCTACAACCGTCGTCGCAGCGGCGGCCGTTGA
- a CDS encoding HhH-GPD-type base excision DNA repair protein, which translates to MALHITGDPAADELLSDDAFALLTGMLLDQQVTMESAFAGPVKIRDRVGSIDPVVIAGVAPDAFVEAFKQTPAVHRFPGSMAERVQTLAAAVRDEWGGDASQIWTRGEPTGAEVLKRLKALPGFGDQKARIFLALLGKQCGLEAPGWREAAGAYGEAESYRSVADIVDPESLAKVRATKQAAKAAAKAAKG; encoded by the coding sequence ATGGCACTGCACATCACCGGAGACCCCGCCGCCGACGAACTGCTGAGCGACGACGCGTTCGCGCTGCTCACGGGCATGCTGCTCGACCAGCAGGTCACCATGGAGTCCGCGTTCGCGGGCCCGGTGAAGATCCGCGATCGCGTCGGCTCGATCGACCCCGTCGTGATCGCCGGCGTCGCGCCCGACGCGTTCGTCGAGGCGTTCAAGCAGACGCCCGCCGTGCACCGGTTCCCCGGCTCGATGGCCGAGCGCGTGCAGACCCTCGCCGCCGCCGTGCGCGACGAGTGGGGCGGCGACGCCTCCCAGATCTGGACGCGCGGCGAGCCCACGGGCGCCGAGGTGCTGAAGCGACTGAAGGCGCTGCCCGGGTTCGGCGACCAGAAGGCGCGCATCTTCCTCGCGCTGCTCGGCAAGCAGTGCGGGCTCGAGGCGCCCGGCTGGCGCGAGGCGGCCGGAGCCTATGGCGAGGCCGAGTCCTACCGCTCGGTCGCCGACATCGTCGACCCCGAGTCGCTGGCCAAGGTGCGCGCGACGAAGCAGGCGGCGAAGGCCGCAGCGAAGGCCGCCAAGGGCTGA
- a CDS encoding sensor histidine kinase, producing the protein MVTASRPGPPVPPPPPSPSAVAAARPGGAATDRSGAAPSGRRGRGDFASPVAGVEPIVVTWVLVAFVAVVMYAVSVPIDAAVYHVHVAAAFGIALVQVGSLLLAMWNGWAAAAAFLAGQAAFGLLATADPGMPWPVTVTQLILLCALLVLLVLRGSSNAAAALWLGAIVVPLAIAFVPGHGATPDGVVANLVTSGAVSALVLSAALGVTAWRARLGAALDDERRVSAAEHERRLIAEERTRIAREMHDVIAHGMSIIQVQASSAPYRLTGLDEAATAEFAEIAASARSAMAEMRALLGVLRDPAGEPETAPQPGLAQLPELVASVERAGVPVSLEIAPGLLDGGPTARAAYRIVQESLSNVLRHAPGAATLVRVERASGPRAGLDLVVRNAPVTDAAGEPVITRPEAGAGHGLVGMRERVRMLGGRIESGETVDGGFEVRAMLPLAADGPAGEDS; encoded by the coding sequence ATGGTCACCGCATCACGACCGGGTCCGCCCGTTCCGCCTCCGCCGCCGTCTCCCTCGGCCGTCGCCGCCGCACGCCCCGGAGGCGCTGCGACCGACCGATCCGGGGCCGCGCCGTCCGGCCGACGTGGCAGGGGCGACTTCGCCTCGCCCGTCGCGGGCGTCGAGCCGATCGTCGTGACGTGGGTGCTCGTGGCGTTCGTGGCGGTCGTCATGTACGCCGTGTCGGTGCCGATCGACGCCGCCGTGTACCACGTGCATGTCGCCGCGGCCTTCGGCATCGCGCTCGTGCAGGTCGGGTCGCTGCTGCTCGCCATGTGGAACGGATGGGCGGCCGCGGCCGCGTTCCTCGCCGGGCAGGCCGCCTTCGGCCTGCTCGCGACCGCCGACCCGGGCATGCCGTGGCCGGTCACCGTCACGCAGTTGATCCTGCTCTGCGCGCTGCTCGTGCTGCTCGTGCTGCGCGGTTCGTCCAATGCGGCGGCTGCGCTGTGGCTCGGGGCGATCGTCGTGCCGCTCGCGATCGCATTCGTGCCCGGGCATGGGGCGACGCCCGACGGGGTGGTCGCGAACCTCGTGACCAGCGGCGCGGTGAGCGCCCTCGTGCTCTCGGCAGCGCTCGGGGTGACGGCCTGGCGGGCCCGGTTGGGCGCCGCACTCGACGACGAGCGCCGCGTGAGCGCGGCCGAGCACGAGCGTCGCCTCATCGCCGAGGAGCGCACGCGCATCGCGCGAGAGATGCACGACGTGATCGCGCACGGCATGTCGATCATCCAGGTGCAGGCGTCGAGCGCGCCGTATCGGCTCACGGGGCTCGACGAGGCGGCGACGGCCGAGTTCGCCGAGATCGCGGCATCCGCTCGCTCGGCGATGGCCGAGATGCGCGCGCTGCTGGGCGTGCTGCGCGACCCCGCGGGCGAACCCGAGACGGCGCCGCAGCCCGGGCTGGCGCAACTGCCCGAGCTCGTCGCGAGCGTCGAACGCGCCGGGGTGCCGGTCTCGCTCGAGATCGCCCCCGGACTGCTCGACGGCGGTCCGACGGCACGCGCCGCGTACCGCATCGTGCAGGAGTCGCTGAGCAACGTGCTCCGTCACGCGCCAGGTGCGGCGACGCTCGTACGGGTCGAGCGCGCGTCGGGTCCCCGGGCCGGCCTCGACCTCGTCGTCCGCAACGCCCCGGTGACGGATGCCGCGGGCGAGCCCGTGATCACCCGCCCCGAGGCCGGCGCGGGTCATGGCCTGGTCGGCATGCGGGAGCGCGTGCGGATGCTGGGTGGCAGGATCGAGAGCGGTGAGACCGTCGACGGCGGTTTCGAGGTGCGCGCGATGTTGCCGCTCGCCGCCGACGGCCCTGCCGGGGAGGACTCGTGA
- a CDS encoding maleylpyruvate isomerase family mycothiol-dependent enzyme — MSDLSRYLPLSNRPKHDESAVTSTWNAELAEVLTSLLGALAPLSDAAWQTTSRRATWTVHDLLAHLAWRLSTPRGERWRASARSLAEQGFSGAAAELAIARRASTSADGSPTALISRFTRLRDAAAGAGAAGVSARGSSADAIDVGTAGGDTVQTGIGALAEAVIAALDVSASLGVAITVPERACGAVALRRALEAPTEIKAVTRGRTLAATDADWSFGHGPVLQGTSAEILLFLYGRSDTAPSPAPPA, encoded by the coding sequence ATGTCCGACCTCTCGCGCTACCTGCCGCTCTCGAACCGGCCGAAGCACGACGAGTCCGCCGTGACGAGCACGTGGAACGCGGAGCTCGCCGAGGTGCTGACCTCGCTGCTCGGCGCGCTCGCGCCGCTGTCCGACGCCGCATGGCAGACCACGAGCCGACGCGCGACCTGGACCGTGCACGACCTGCTCGCCCACCTCGCCTGGCGGCTCTCGACGCCGCGCGGCGAACGTTGGCGCGCGAGCGCACGCTCGCTCGCCGAGCAGGGCTTCAGCGGCGCGGCCGCCGAGCTCGCGATCGCGCGCCGCGCCTCCACCTCCGCCGACGGCTCCCCCACCGCCCTCATCTCGCGGTTCACGCGGCTGCGCGACGCGGCGGCCGGTGCCGGCGCGGCCGGGGTGTCAGCCCGAGGCTCCTCCGCCGACGCGATCGACGTCGGCACCGCCGGTGGTGACACCGTCCAGACCGGGATCGGCGCCCTCGCCGAGGCCGTGATCGCCGCACTCGACGTCTCCGCATCGCTCGGCGTCGCGATCACGGTGCCCGAACGCGCCTGCGGAGCCGTGGCCCTGCGCCGCGCGCTCGAGGCGCCGACCGAGATCAAGGCTGTGACGCGCGGCCGCACGCTCGCCGCGACCGACGCCGACTGGAGCTTCGGCCATGGCCCCGTGCTGCAGGGCACCTCGGCCGAGATCCTGCTGTTCCTCTACGGGCGCAGCGACACCGCGCCGAGCCCCGCGCCGCCCGCCTGA
- the mmsA gene encoding multiple monosaccharide ABC transporter ATP-binding protein has product MTTNILEMRGITKTFPGVKALSNVTIEVERGEVHAICGENGAGKSTLMKVLSGVYPHGTYDGDIVFENETVEFKDLTDSEAKGIVIIHQELALSPYLSIAENIFLNNELKGRGGLIDWNKTNFEAQKLLARVGLRENPTTKIMDIGVGKQQLVEIAKALSKEVKLLILDEPTAALNDEDSDHLLDLILHLKGQGITSIIISHKLNEIKKVADSVTVIRDGKTIETIAKQEVTEDRIIKDMVGRDLEHRYPDHTPNLGDELLRVEDWTAHHPQDSSRVVVDNVNLNVRAGEIVGIAGLMGAGRTEFAMSLFGQSYGSRISGKVFLRGKEIKTRTVSEAIAHGIAYATEDRKTFGLNLIEDIKRNISMASLKKLEKFGLVHDNEEYKVATEFKQSMNIKAPNVLVKTGKLSGGNQQKVVLSKWIYADPDVLILDEPTRGIDVGAKYEIYTIINRLAAQGKGIIVISSELPELLGICDRVYALSEGRITGELPIAEATPESMLKLMTMEKPR; this is encoded by the coding sequence ATGACCACCAACATTCTCGAGATGCGCGGCATCACGAAGACCTTCCCCGGCGTGAAGGCACTGTCCAACGTGACCATCGAGGTCGAGCGCGGCGAAGTCCACGCCATCTGCGGTGAGAACGGCGCGGGCAAGTCCACGCTGATGAAGGTGCTCTCGGGCGTCTACCCCCACGGCACCTACGACGGCGACATCGTCTTCGAGAACGAGACGGTCGAGTTCAAGGACCTGACGGACAGCGAAGCCAAGGGCATCGTCATCATCCACCAGGAACTCGCGCTCAGCCCGTACCTGTCGATCGCCGAGAACATCTTCCTCAACAACGAGTTGAAGGGCCGCGGCGGCCTCATCGACTGGAACAAGACGAACTTCGAGGCGCAGAAGCTCCTCGCCCGCGTGGGCCTGCGCGAGAACCCGACGACGAAGATCATGGACATCGGCGTCGGCAAGCAGCAGCTCGTCGAGATCGCGAAGGCGCTCTCGAAAGAGGTGAAGCTGCTCATCCTCGACGAGCCGACCGCCGCACTGAACGACGAGGACTCCGATCACCTGCTCGACCTGATCCTGCACCTCAAGGGGCAGGGCATCACGTCGATCATCATCAGCCACAAGCTGAACGAGATCAAGAAGGTCGCCGACTCCGTCACGGTCATCCGCGACGGCAAGACGATCGAGACGATCGCCAAGCAGGAGGTGACCGAGGACCGCATCATCAAGGACATGGTCGGTCGCGACCTCGAGCACCGGTACCCCGACCACACCCCCAACCTCGGCGACGAACTGCTCCGCGTCGAGGACTGGACCGCCCACCACCCGCAGGACTCCTCGCGCGTCGTGGTCGACAACGTCAACCTCAACGTGCGCGCCGGCGAGATCGTCGGCATCGCGGGGCTCATGGGCGCCGGGCGCACCGAGTTCGCGATGAGCCTGTTCGGGCAGAGCTACGGCTCGCGCATCTCGGGCAAGGTGTTCCTCCGCGGCAAGGAGATCAAGACCCGCACGGTGTCAGAGGCCATCGCCCACGGCATCGCGTACGCGACCGAGGACCGCAAGACCTTCGGCCTCAACCTCATCGAGGACATCAAGCGCAACATCTCGATGGCGTCGCTGAAGAAGCTCGAGAAGTTCGGCCTCGTGCACGACAACGAGGAATACAAGGTCGCCACCGAGTTCAAGCAGTCGATGAACATCAAGGCGCCGAACGTGCTGGTGAAGACCGGCAAGCTCTCGGGCGGCAACCAGCAGAAGGTCGTGCTGTCGAAGTGGATCTACGCCGACCCCGACGTGCTCATCCTCGATGAGCCCACGCGAGGCATCGACGTCGGCGCCAAGTACGAGATCTACACGATCATCAACCGGCTCGCCGCACAGGGCAAGGGCATCATCGTCATCTCGTCCGAGCTACCCGAACTGCTCGGCATCTGCGACCGCGTGTACGCCCTCTCCGAGGGCCGCATCACCGGCGAACTCCCCATCGCCGAGGCCACGCCCGAGTCGATGCTCAAGCTCATGACCATGGAAAAGCCGCGCTGA
- a CDS encoding response regulator transcription factor has translation MTISVLIADDQAMVRAGFAAVLDAHEGITVVGQAADGAEAVELAHELRPDVVVMDVRMPGMNGIEATRALQTPPRSSDYVPRVLMLTTFDIDEYVYAALRAGASGFLLKDALPADVVHAVRVIAAGEALLAPSVTRRLIEEVARTAPTPRVDDHLLSSLTAREREVLELIARGRSNHEIAAELFIAEQTVKTHVGKILAKLALRDRVHAVVFAYDVGLVQPGR, from the coding sequence GTGACGATCTCGGTGCTCATCGCCGACGACCAGGCGATGGTGCGCGCCGGATTCGCCGCCGTGCTCGACGCGCACGAGGGCATCACCGTCGTCGGCCAGGCCGCCGACGGAGCCGAGGCCGTGGAGCTCGCGCACGAGCTGCGCCCCGACGTCGTGGTCATGGACGTGCGCATGCCCGGCATGAACGGCATCGAGGCGACGCGCGCGCTCCAGACTCCGCCCCGATCGAGCGACTACGTGCCGCGCGTGCTCATGCTGACGACGTTCGACATCGACGAGTACGTCTACGCGGCGCTGCGCGCAGGCGCGAGCGGGTTCCTGCTGAAGGACGCCCTGCCCGCCGACGTGGTGCATGCCGTCCGCGTCATCGCCGCGGGCGAGGCGCTGCTCGCACCGAGCGTCACCCGTCGCCTCATCGAGGAGGTCGCGCGCACGGCGCCGACTCCCCGCGTCGACGACCATCTGCTCTCCTCGCTCACTGCGCGCGAGCGCGAGGTGCTCGAGCTCATCGCCAGAGGCCGATCGAACCACGAGATCGCCGCCGAGCTGTTCATCGCCGAGCAGACCGTGAAGACGCACGTCGGCAAGATCCTCGCCAAGCTCGCGCTACGCGACCGCGTGCACGCCGTCGTCTTCGCGTACGACGTCGGCCTGGTGCAGCCCGGCCGCTGA
- a CDS encoding acyltransferase, translating to MTLHAERTTATGRAPAPAPKPRTPVGANVDRADAGRDPRASHRDAAIDAARAACLVVVFALHAMMVGVSVGAGGPVLENALEHWSGFAAATWFVQIMPLFFVIGGYSAWSQWRRMQEKGADAAAYVRGRLARLVRPAIALVAVVGLALAALTLAGLPAEVVATAGFRIGQPLWFLAVYLACTSLVPLMARAHARHPFGTVGALLAVVVVVDGVRMTTGVDAIGFANLLAVWLLVQQLGFALADGTVERMPRAARLVVAPAALGVLAALTLAGPYSPDLLMNLNPPTVCLVVLGVAQLMLFSLVRPALRRWAERPRPARAIARFGEWGMTLYLWHMPAFVLLAGVLLWLHGLVGLALPVPLTPEWWATRPIWLVAAAGATALLVLVFARWERGVRRGESPSRVLPGASALARVRVPVRVPVGVAVAGGILGVGLVLVFGFGAWTAITALALLGVALRGARERPVTRSDSGSNSQSNSLAIGRPRDTRATAAAMSVGGGSMEPQHHM from the coding sequence GTGACGCTGCACGCAGAGCGGACCACCGCGACGGGCCGGGCGCCGGCACCCGCGCCGAAGCCTCGAACGCCCGTCGGGGCGAACGTCGATCGCGCGGACGCCGGTCGCGACCCGCGCGCCTCGCACCGGGACGCCGCGATCGATGCCGCCCGTGCGGCCTGCCTCGTCGTGGTGTTTGCGCTGCACGCCATGATGGTCGGCGTCAGCGTGGGCGCCGGCGGCCCGGTGCTCGAGAACGCCCTCGAGCACTGGAGCGGGTTCGCGGCCGCCACCTGGTTCGTGCAGATCATGCCCCTCTTCTTCGTGATCGGCGGCTACTCGGCCTGGTCGCAGTGGCGGCGCATGCAGGAGAAGGGAGCGGATGCCGCGGCCTACGTGCGCGGCCGGCTCGCCCGCCTCGTGCGGCCCGCGATCGCGCTCGTCGCCGTCGTCGGTCTCGCGCTCGCCGCGCTGACCCTGGCCGGACTGCCCGCCGAGGTCGTCGCGACCGCCGGATTCCGCATCGGGCAGCCGCTGTGGTTCCTCGCCGTGTACCTCGCCTGCACGTCGCTCGTGCCGCTCATGGCGCGCGCGCATGCGCGGCATCCGTTCGGCACCGTCGGGGCGCTGCTCGCGGTCGTCGTCGTGGTCGACGGCGTGCGCATGACGACCGGCGTCGACGCGATCGGGTTCGCCAACCTGCTCGCCGTCTGGCTGCTGGTGCAGCAGCTCGGCTTCGCGCTCGCCGACGGCACGGTCGAGCGGATGCCGCGTGCCGCACGCCTCGTCGTCGCGCCGGCCGCACTCGGGGTGCTCGCCGCCCTGACGCTCGCGGGGCCCTACTCGCCCGACCTGCTCATGAACCTCAACCCGCCGACCGTCTGCCTCGTAGTGCTCGGCGTCGCCCAGCTCATGCTGTTCTCGCTCGTGCGTCCGGCGCTGCGGCGATGGGCCGAGCGGCCCCGCCCCGCCCGCGCGATCGCGCGCTTCGGCGAGTGGGGCATGACGCTCTACCTCTGGCACATGCCCGCGTTCGTGCTGCTCGCCGGGGTGCTGCTCTGGCTGCACGGCCTCGTGGGGCTCGCGCTGCCCGTGCCGCTGACGCCCGAGTGGTGGGCGACCCGGCCGATCTGGCTCGTCGCCGCGGCGGGCGCGACCGCGCTGTTGGTGCTGGTGTTCGCGCGGTGGGAGCGCGGCGTGCGCAGGGGGGAGTCGCCGTCGCGCGTCCTGCCGGGCGCCTCGGCGCTCGCCCGGGTGCGGGTGCCGGTGCGGGTGCCGGTCGGGGTCGCGGTCGCCGGCGGCATCCTAGGCGTCGGCTTGGTGCTCGTGTTCGGTTTCGGTGCGTGGACGGCGATCACGGCCCTCGCGCTGCTCGGGGTCGCCCTCCGAGGCGCGCGCGAGCGTCCGGTCACGCGGTCGGATTCGGGGTCGAACTCGCAGTCGAACTCGCTGGCGATCGGGCGGCCCCGCGACACGCGTGCAACGGCCGCAGCGATGTCGGTGGGTGGTGGCAGCATGGAGCCACAACACCATATGTAG